The following coding sequences lie in one Pseudomonas sp. SL4(2022) genomic window:
- a CDS encoding 1-acylglycerol-3-phosphate O-acyltransferase has translation MLFILRMLAMGVHFILAGTLGLLLGICRPFNPDNSRLCARLYSIPAQWLLRWKLKTDAQPLLNHQRSCVIVANHQSNYDLYVLGRVVPERTVSIGKKSLKWVPFFGQLYWLAGNVLLDRGNAIRAKQAMLTTTDTLKHKDTSIWVFPEGTRNLGKGLLPFKKGAFQMAIAAGVPIIPVCVSTYINHIQLNRWNSGEIMIRSLPAIPTAGLSQDDLPQLVETCRTQMQQCIEAMDQQLTQRA, from the coding sequence ATGCTATTTATTCTGCGCATGCTGGCGATGGGCGTGCACTTTATCCTCGCCGGTACCCTGGGCCTGCTGCTCGGCATTTGCCGCCCATTCAATCCGGACAACAGCCGCCTGTGCGCGCGCCTCTACAGCATACCGGCACAATGGCTGCTGCGTTGGAAACTCAAGACCGACGCACAACCACTGCTCAACCACCAACGCTCATGTGTGATTGTGGCCAACCACCAATCCAACTATGACCTCTATGTACTCGGCCGGGTGGTTCCCGAGCGCACTGTCAGCATCGGCAAGAAAAGCCTGAAATGGGTGCCCTTCTTCGGTCAGCTCTACTGGCTGGCCGGCAACGTGCTGCTCGACCGCGGTAACGCGATTCGCGCCAAGCAGGCCATGCTCACCACCACCGACACCCTGAAGCACAAAGACACCTCGATCTGGGTGTTCCCTGAAGGCACGCGCAACCTGGGCAAAGGCCTGTTGCCATTCAAGAAAGGCGCCTTCCAGATGGCCATTGCTGCCGGCGTGCCGATCATCCCGGTGTGTGTCAGCACCTACATCAACCATATCCAGCTCAATCGCTGGAACAGCGGCGAAATCATGATCCGCTCGCTGCCGGCCATCCCCACCGCCGGCCTGAGCCAGGATGATCTGCCACAGTTGGTCGAAACCTGCCGCACGCAGATGCAGCAGTGCATCGAGGCGATGGACCAGCAGTTGACACAGCGCGCCTGA